One window of Candidatus Babeliales bacterium genomic DNA carries:
- a CDS encoding 30S ribosomal protein S6 → YAFNRVFWHRIHIGSLFMFRYEILFLTVPEITKDESEAIKTHFTKVVRAHKGTLVSFDRWGKYRLAYPVNHNDYGVYFLTRFEVEKAEKIQLLDALKEIFVFKFNTLIVKHIFERLDVAASLEYRRPDSLEDSPQDVDTFLKRHDMEGLIKKGPARKNFEGKERLQDLDDVDGDDSAEMQS, encoded by the coding sequence TTATGCCTTTAACAGAGTTTTCTGGCATAGAATCCACATAGGAAGTCTGTTTATGTTTCGATATGAGATTTTATTTCTCACCGTTCCAGAAATCACTAAAGATGAATCTGAAGCGATTAAAACCCATTTTACAAAAGTAGTTCGTGCTCATAAAGGTACGTTAGTTTCTTTTGATCGTTGGGGAAAATACCGCCTTGCATACCCAGTTAATCATAATGATTACGGTGTATATTTTTTAACTCGTTTTGAAGTTGAAAAAGCAGAAAAAATTCAATTGCTTGATGCTCTTAAAGAGATTTTCGTCTTTAAGTTTAACACATTGATCGTAAAACATATTTTTGAACGTTTGGATGTTGCTGCGTCGCTTGAATACAGACGACCAGATTCATTGGAAGATAGCCCACAAGATGTGGACACTTTCTTGAAACGTCATGATATGGAAGGTTTGATCAAAAAAGGACCTGCTCGTAAAAACTTTGAAGGCAAAGAAAGACTACAAGATCTTGATGACGTAGATGGTGATGATTCTGCAGAAATGCAATCATAA